Below is a genomic region from Pseudochaenichthys georgianus chromosome 13, fPseGeo1.2, whole genome shotgun sequence.
tttattaaatattatgaatatgtctttattatcaggctatgttccacaatcattcaaagtagcagtgataaaaccgcttcttaaaaagcacaacctcgatccagaggttttagccaactatagacctatttctaatcttccgttcctctcaaaaattcttgagaaagcggtcgcaaaacagttgtgtgattacttaaaaaacaatgatttatttgaagactttcagtctggctttagaacacatcatagcacagagacagctctggttaaagtcacaaatgacctcagacaagggacttgtctctattcttgttttgctcgatctcagtgctgcatttgatactatcgaccatgatatcctattgcaaagactagagcacttagttggcatacagggaactgctttaggctggtttaggtcctatctatctgaacgctctcagtttgtacgtgttaacgatgaatcttccacgcaaaccaaagttagccatggagtgccacagggctcagtgctcggacctattttgttcacattatatatgcttccgttaggcaatattataaggaatcattctgtaaactttcattgttatgcggatgatactcaactatatttatcaatcaagcctgatgaaattaatcatctaaataaaattcaagactgccttaaggacttaaaaacgtggatgaccttaaactttttgatgttaaacacgaccaaaactgaagttattgtacttggcccgaagaatctacgaaacaaattatctaaagatatactaactatggatggcattaatttggcctccagtgagactgtaaggaatcttggtgttatatttgatcaggatttatcctttaacgcccacataaaatcaatttcaaggaccgcctacttccatctacgtaacattgcaaaaatcaggcatatcttgcctcaaaacgatgcagagaaactagtccatgcatttgttacttctaggctggattattgtaactctttattatcagggagtaccaagaagtcaatcaagtcgcttcagctgattcaaaatgctgcggctcgtgtactaaccagagttaggaaaagggaccacattactcctgttctggctgccttacactggctccctatagaacacaggatagaatttacaattcttcttctcgcctacaaagcccttaatgggcaggcgccatcttaccttaaagaactcatgataccctactgtcctactagggcattgcgttccaagaatgcagggttgttggttgttcctagagtctctaaaagtacaatgggagccagagccttttcttatcaagctccacatttgtggaatcagcttccagtttgtgttcgggcggcagacaccctatccgtttttaagagtgcgcttaagaccttcctttttgataaagcttatagttagggctgattagattcagcccctagttttgctgatataggcttagtttgtcgggggtcatcttacttcttccttctctctgtctatacccgtgtcctctcatgttccgattaacccagcttccccaactttctttctttttggtgtctatatacgctgggatccggagtcatggatgatcctgcggtcctgtgtcctggatcgcgagcgctggatcttgagtcgtggctgtggtcctggatcataagtcctggatggatatcctcgtggattcatcttcctattatacacacatgcatttccaaacatctggactacctatgttgcaaatgtattatcttttcaattcacacacggcatctattgcacgtctgtccgtcctgggagagggatccctcctctgctgctctccctgaggtttctcccatgttccctttaaactgggttttctttggaagtttttccttgtacgatgtgagggtctaaggacagagggtgtcgtattgtcatactgatattctgtacacactgtgaagaccactgagacaaatgtaacatttgtgatattgggctatataaataaacattgattgactgGACAGAGAAGCAGCTCTCCATAACCTTGGTGAAGCCAGCAACCTGCGGGACGAAGACAGCTGGGAAGACAGGATGGACCCATTTATGTTCAGGTTCAAATTTGAGTCGGACtatttaatgttttttgagCAGTGCATTGACAAAGAAAACCTTAAGGTTCATGCCTGTTTTGAAGAGCGCGGTTGAATGTTTGCATCAGCAAAACCTTTCACTGTTgtatagattttattttttttgtatacTTTGTTTGGTTTTTATATTTACTGTATTTGCTTTGTCGGTTCTGTTATCTTAATGATTGTTCTGTTATATGATAAATGttgtaaataataaatgctttttctATCATTCTATGAAATGCAGTGCAATGTATCATTTGAAATATATGGACTAGATATGAGTATGCACAGAACTGACTAAATGAATAatcaattaaaacaaatattaaataatatacttaaatacactaatatatcaattaaaacaaatattaaataatgaacttaaatacactaatatagaaaatatgactttttatagcacatatttaaatacattcatgcatttaattagtatgaagtttttatatttagtttttaaattatatttagtcGAGTGCAGATTAATTATATTTAGTCGAGTGCAGATTAATTATATTTAGTCGAGTGcagatttgtatttgtatttattgtagTTGTCCAGCCGATGATGCTGTTTGTGTCATTAGGATATCCATACACCCCGCCCATCGGACGTCCAGCCCCGCCCACATCCGATCCCGCCCCATTCCGCGTTCCGCAGCCAGGGCCTATGGGTAAAGCGGACAGTTTAAACTACCGGATGTGACGTTGTTTAGGACAATAACTCCCTTTCTAAGGTTGGCATGGCTTTCTGGTGATAAACAAAACGTACGACATGGATTTGGTCTCCTGTCGGAGCTTCTTGGGTATTTTCATAAATAATTCAAATGTTTCAACCAGTCCTTAAACGCCTGTCTAATAAATCATGCTGTTAGTTGATGCCTTCAACAACATGCTAACTAGCCATAACAACTCCCAGGGCTAACGGAGTTGCTAACTGTTTTTAGCTTTCTGGGAAATGTCTCTTAGTACATGTtgaagaagatgaagaggaAAGTGGCTAAACTGAGACTGAGCCCCAACGAAGAGGCTCGGATAATACGAGAGGagcatgagaggaggaggaagctgCGGATTCAGCAGGTAAGGCGGTGATGTGGAAGGATTCTCAGACACCGATCAATGCACAAAGACATCTGAAAACACTGAGAGCGTAGGTGGATAAAGATCAACTTAAGCTTTTAACTGCTTTGCACAGAAATAATTATTCATTTAAGAAAGTGTATATGCATTGTCGTTGAGTAACTAATTGAATTACATGTAATTTAACTAGTAAAGTTTGAGCATATTTTCATTCATATATGCATCGTAAATCAGGAGGTTATTAACTTTTTGTTGTGCCTATAGCATGTAATTAACTACTAAAACTTCAGGCAAAAAAGTAACGAATGATTGTATTTAGATTACATTTTGAATTAACAAAAGACTGCAGTAACGAGTAGTCTGACTCTGGACATTCTATTCCATAAAGGAAGTCTGACCTGGTATATTCAGTGTTACAGTCACTACTGTACTTGTTACTTTTTGGCATAGTTTGTAGTTTTTATTTTCAGTCCAATGGCAATCCACGGTAACCAACTCCAAATGTGTGTGAAGATTAACCCAATAATGGACTTTCATCCATGGCTTCATAGTAAATTCACCTTTTTAGTATTGCACTCTCCTAAATGTCAGTTACAAACTTCAAAAATCTGAGGGACAGGTGATAAATGAAATGTTTCTTTAACCTCAGAGTTGGTATGTATTTATATCTTGCATTGACCTCCAGGTGCGGGAGCAGCAGCGGTACATCTCGCTACAGATCTGCAGAGAGGTGGAGCGCAGGCGGCAGCGTGAGCTGGAGCAGCTGGAGAAGGACCTGAGGGCGGACTGGGAGCGGCAGCAGGGGGACAAGCTTCACACCCTGCAGACACTCTACCAGCAGAGCCTCCAGCTGCTCGGCCAGGGACACAGGAGTGCAAAAGAAAATGTAAGATTACAGGAAGCTTTACCCGGCTGTCTTCACTAGCTAGACTTTCTGTTCTGACTTGAACACAATAACCCTTTGAAGCCGTCCCTGACCTCTGCTTAGTGTGTTGACTCTGAACCTGAGATTAACTCCAAGACGAGGAACAGCTGAAACCAAAATGTGAACAAGACCATCACGTAAAGATGAATACATTTTCCAAATCATTTAATATTTCTGTGGTCAATTCATTTGAAGGAACCCGACTTGGAAGCCATAGCTCAGAGGGAGGAGGAAAATAGCGTCAAAGCAGAGGAGCGTTACCGGGAAGCCATGAAGGAGCTCAAAACGCAGAGGCTTAAAGACCACGAGGGGCAAAGCCGGTGAGCAGCAGAGACAATCGCTCGGAAACATTATCATGCATTTGATGAAACTGAACTGAACAACAAGTCGATGCGTATGTTTGTCTGTAGATCCACCGTGGCCAGGAAGAAGGCACTACAGACAGAAAAGGAAAGATCAGCAAAAGTGGCCAGTCTCCCGAAGCCCCCCCCACACCCAATTCAGGTGATTCCCCCACCACTCATGAGTTACACTGTGTTCCTGTTGGCCTGATAAGCCAGCTGACCTTTATCATTTACAGAAGTGATCGGCCTTGCAacgtttacaaaataaaagtcataCCTTTCAAGTTTCACTGGTTTTTAGTGTAGTCATGGTaacattgtctttttgttcaagCAGAGCATTGATTTGAAGAAGCCACATGTAGTGAAGAAATGTGATGCGAGTGCTTTCGCAGCCACGCATTATCATATGCCCGACAGCGCAGTGCACAGAGAGGCCGACACAGAGCAGGTGAGATCTCTGATCATTGTATTTACATAACCCCCGCTTTGGTTCTGCCCTCCTGTTGGGATGTCTCACCTGTACTTGTGCCATCAGCCCAGTGCCCACGAGGGAGCTGAGCTGGAGGCGAGGAGGCTGCAGGATTTAAAGAAGGAGGACACGAGGAGGCGAGAGGAGCAGTTGGAGAAGGCTCGTCTCAGAGGGAAGCAGGCGCTGAGGAGGGAACATCTGGAGCAGGTGAACTCACATCTTACCTTGTTAGAAGATACACACCAACATTGCTCACATGCATCTGACCGGTGACATGCTCCGAAGCTACTTGCCATCACTGTGGACTGATAGCAGGACAACAGCATTAGCCATAGTAGACAGATTGACCTCTTATGTAAAGACTATATATCACTTTGGCTTGTAACACGTCCCCGCTGCAGGACTTACTACggcattctgattctgaatcATGTACATCATAGAAACACAAATGATCATGGCCTTTTATGTCTAATCTGTTTTTGGTGACAACCCTTAGGATCGAGAGCGCTTGCTTGTTGAACTGGAGCACATGCAGCAGACAGACCTGCTCAGGAGGAGGCAGCAGGTCTTCCAGATGCCTGCTCAGATCTTCCAGCCCCTCTATCAGAGACAGGAGACGGCAGAGGACTACCAGAGGGAGATGGAGTTTGCCTTTGAGGACATGTACACAGGAGAGAGGAGTGAGTACAACTCACCGGAAGCTTTACTGATAGTCTTTCCACTGCTCAAATAATCCCACACTCTCGTATGAGAGCTTGAGAAGTTCGACAAAGAAGGCAATGTATAAAAAAGAGGAAACCATGTAACATTTCTACTGGTTAACAACACGGCTTTCCGTTACATGAAACACGCCTACAAAGGAACACATAAAAGGTCAATTGCATATTTCTAAAGGTTGTGGACCATTTGTGGCTCTGCTTGAATCCCATTTGTAAGTAGCCAGAACATGTGGCTTAACTATTAACATGTGATTGGAGCTCCCTTAAAGATTGACTGTGTCTGATGGCAGGGGTTAAAGGAGACCTGGTGGTGCAGCTGGTCCCAGAGCCTCTGCCGGCTCTGTCCACAGGGAGCCAGGACCAGGAGCTGGACGTCACGCAGGATGAAGTGCCCCCACACGGAGCAGGAACCACACGAGACGACCCCGAGCAGGAAGCATCCGCTCAAGGTAAAGAGAGGCAGCAGACACAACCTAAAGTCACAGGTGGTTTCAGCAAGGTCTGTAAAAAGAGTGTTTGGGATATACACACAATCAATACACACATCCTGATGTCCTTGATACTCGTCTTTACCAAGCCGAAACTTCACTCGTGTTTTCTGGTCGCAGTGGAGCCCTCCAAGCCCGCTCCTAGACAGGCGTTAAGGAAGCTGTTGGATCGTATCAGGAACCAGAGGAACCATTGGACTGAGCAGAACTCTCATGTTCCTGCAGCCGAACCACCGACCCCCGTCCCAGAGCGGGACACCACCATCGACACAGGCTCTCTGAGCAGCGAGGGGACACCCAGCCTGGAGCCGGCCCCCTCCCCACCCGGTAGCTCACACTCTTCTTCACACTATAACCCGATCATTGTGATAGAGGTTTGATATTTGAGAATATTGAGATTGTTTTTTCACCCTGTTTTTATATTATTCTTCTGTTTTTACACCAAATATCATATTATGCTTGTAGTCGGAATACCTAATGCAAATATACTTTGCAACAAGAAAAtactacatactacatacatattaTCAAAAGCTATGACATACCTTTGTGCATCAGGAACTACAACACTCGTACCCGACCTTACAAAGTGAAGCCATTTTAATACCGTTTATTTATTCTTCAACATTTCAATTATCTATGTACAACTCTAATCTTGgtcattttgtttttcttctctTCAACTGCCATATAAGGATAAACTTAGTAACATAATAATAGTTCATCTCATGTTCTCCTCTATTCTACTCAACCAGAGTTGAAGACCGCGGAGCCGCCGGCTGCAGCAGGAGCTCAACCTCCAGGTGTACTTGCCaacagaataaaacagtttgaaGAAGAACGAAAGAAAAGAGTATGTGTCTATCCCATTGATACTGAGCGGGAACTCTTTTCCCACACTCTATACGTACACAGGAGCAGATCAGCTGACGGCTTTAAATGCTTGTGCTCCAAATCCCAATGTGAAGCGTATCATTGCAAACACTGGAAGCTCAGAGTCAATGGAAACGAGCAGTTTGCTTTTAAGCATACTAAAATGGTGACTCTGTGCTTTAGTCTGTCGCTGTCTGTCGGTTTGTTTCATCACTTGGAATGACAACAAAGAAGCTCATTAGAAGAAGCAGTAGGTTGATAAGTGAGAGGTTTCTTTGTGTCAAAGGTCCTTCTGTATCTCCAGAGGCTGGATGCATCGTCCTGATCTCCAGGTTCCTTGGTACCCAATCAGCCCCGCTCCCAAAGCAGCAGTGTGGCAGGCACCATGCCTCGGGCATGACTTTTGGTTCTGCTTTGAACACGTTGTCTTTTTCAATAACTTCAGACCAGGGCTTGGTTACCTGTGTGTAAGCTGGTACActgaagaaaaacaacaaagtAATCCAAATAAAGTTGCACATAAATAGGACACACACGGGAGCCTCAGTCTGGGCTGCCTGGGAGTTCCTGTGGAGAAGGATGATCTTCTTAATTCTCCATCTCATACAAGGAGGTACCTGCTCGCCCCGGTGCAGCACGTACACATCTCACCTTGCCTGTCAAGTGCCACATCTGGTTCTTTAGCCTCTCCTTCACATTCCGTATTCAGTCAGTAACTAGGGGCTCAGTTGACATGTTGGTTTGTGATCGACCCTACATGTAACCTGATTGCTGTTTGTAAACTTGTTTTCTGTTCAGGATGCGGAGCTCGAGAgcgagaagcagcagcaggtggttCTGCTCCAGGGGCTTGAGGAGCAGAAAGCCACATTGGAGCAGATGCTGCTTGAGGCTCAGCAGGAGAGAGAAGAGCTGAAGGCTGCTGTGACCCAGGAGGCTCCGATCAACCAACCAGACGTGCCCGTCCACGAGCGGGAAGCCCCCTCTGTCCCCTCTGGGGTAGGCCTTTGAGCATTAAAGCTATCCCTGGTCAACCTGCTCTAATGTTTTCTCTGAACTACTGATATTCCTGTCAGATCTGTTTATCCTCTACGATATCTTATGTGAAGTGCGGTCAGAAAATAACTTCAGTGATGGCTTCTTCACCACTCTTTGACAGCTGGTGCCCCCTGCAGGTGAAGATGGGCACGCCAGAAGGGTCAGAGAGTACCAACAGCGactgctgcagcaaaacacgtGTGTTTTTAAATCCTGACTGTAAACTACATTTATTCATATCACGGTCACTTTTACCGCTTTTCCTTGCGATTATGTTTAAAAGTAAATCTCACCAGCTGACAAAGAAATAAACCTTTTGAGTGCTACTTTTACCTATATTTATAAAGTTTTAGAGGATGTTATTTAGTTTGGAGGGTATGGTATGCTCTAATTTTAAGGCTCCTTGATGCACCAAGattgggctctataaataaagctgaCGGTCTTTATTTCAGCCTTCACCAGAGGTCAGTGGAAGTGGCCCGTCAGCGCCTCGAGGAATACCAGCGAGCTCTACGGATTCGCTACAACATGACCCCCACATCTTTACTGCCCGCTGCAGGGCCTCCAGGCCTCTTTGCCCCCCCTCTGCACGGTGTTCAGTCCGTGCACCCTCCAGCTCCTCTGCAGCTCCCTACACCTCCGGCCTCGCAGGCATACGTCCACGCCAAAGcacacacaccttcccaagttccCACAAGAGAGTCGGACATGTTAGCTTCACATTCACAACCTCCTAGCTCAAATATAAGCTCCTCCTCCAAGTTGGTGCCAGGTGAAGTTGAATATATTTCGAGCAATCCCAGGAACCAGAAGTTCACTGCCTGGCTGACAGACAACATCATGGAGAGAGTCACAGGGCATCTCACAGAGAGGGTGAGAGCAACACGTCACTCAGCCAGCACCACACTGCAGCCAACCTCTGATCCAATCCAAGGCAGCAGCTCCATCATCACCTCTGGTGCCCCTCTGGCTCCGGTTCCAGAAGCTGTTAGGCCTGTGACCCTGCCACATCGTTCCCTACGGACCGGGTCCCTGAGCTCCACAGAGGACGACAGGATGGAGAGGCAGAGACGAGAGCTGCAGGAGGTCCAGAGACCAGAGCTGCAGGAGGTCCAGAGACCAGAGCTGCAGGACGTCCAGAGACGGCTGCTGGAGGTCCAGAGACGAGAGCTGCAGGACGTCCAGAGACGAGAGCTGCAGGAGGTCCAGAGACGAGAGCTGCAGGAGGTCCAGAGACCAGAGCTGCAGGACGTCCAGAGACGGCTGCTGGAGGCCCAGAGACGAGAGCTGCAGGAGGTCCAGAGACGAGAGCTGCAGGACGTCCAGAGACGAGAGCTGCAGGAGGTCCAGAGACGAGAGCTGCAGGAGGCCCAGAGACGAGAGCTGCAGGAGGTCCAGAGACCAGAGCTGCAGGACGTCCAGAGACGAGAGCTGCAGGAGGTCCAGAGACGAGAGCTGCAGGAGGTCCAGAGACGAGAGCTGCAGGACGTCCAGAGACGGCTGCAGGACGTCCAGAGACGAGAGCTGCAGGAGGTCCAGAGACGAGAGCTGCAGGAGGTCCAGAGACGAGAGCTGCAGGAGGTCCAGAGACCAGAGCTGCAGGACGTCCAGAGACGAGAGCTGCAGGAGGTCCAGAGACGAGAGCTGCAGGACGTCCAGAGACGGCTGCAGGACGTCCAGAGACGAGAGCTGCAGGAGGTCCAGAGACGAGAGCTGCAGGAGGTCCAGAGACGAGAGCTGCAGGAGGTCCAGAGACCAGAGCTGCAGGACGTCCAGAGACGAGAGCTGCAGGACGTCCAGAGACCAGAGCTGCAGGACGTCCAGAGACGGCTGCTGGACGTCCAGAGACGAGAGCTGGAGCAGAGGGAGGGGGTGGCCCTGCAGcagaggcagcaggaggaggagatggagCAGATGAGGCGGCAAAAGGAGACGTTGCAGGCTCTCATTCAAAGCGAAGAACAAGTAAGTGGCGGGCCTATCACAAATCATTTGGTTTATAAACAAATAGAAATGACAACAGTGCTAGTTTGTGAGTGAGGAGGTGAAATGAACTGACCTGAAGTGTATTTGACTTAAGCCCAATGGGTGTGTGCGTCTTTGGGAGAACAACGGTCCTGGCGCCTGGTCCCGCCCGGAGGCTGCCGGAGGGGGTGTGGATTCAGAGAGCATCGGGCAGACCCGTCTCAAGTTACTCGCCTCCCTGCTGAGAGCCATAGAGGAGACTAACGGGGGAACTTTATCCCACCTTGAAGACCCTCTCATGGCTCAGAGTGATGCCGCTGCTGCCCCagcatctgccccccccccaggactcctcccccctcctcGAGCAGCAAAGCCCCCCGTGACCCGTGTCAGGCTGAGCGTCATGGAGATGATGACTGAACAACATGAGCTTAGTGCTATTCAAGAAGTGGAGACGTCGGCCAACACCAGCCAATCAAAAGGTCAGCTCAACAGCAGGAAGTGACACCTGGTTCCTCACATGCCAACAACGTCTAACCAGCTAAGGAGAGTGATAGCGGTTGATTGGATTGTTGATGTGTCCCCAGGTCCTGAGAGCAGTGGACCGGCTCCTTCACACTCTCTGCGCTGGGATCTGCAGCAGGACTATGAAGCGTCGGGGGTCTCTGACGGCAGTGGGCAGCAGACTGCCAGCAGCCCTGAGACAAACTCATCAACATCCAGCCATGTGCTCTGGAGGGAGAGGCTGCTGGTGGGAGCAGCAACAGGGTCCTCACAGTCTGGTATGTAGACGGTACAGAAATAGTGATGATACATAATGCCGATGAGAAGAACATAAAGGGCCTAAAGAATATCTGTCCATTTCCAGATTCTATCCTGAGGATCATCTCCCCTCCTTCCTCTGACTCTGGGAGAGGAGCCGACTTCTCTGGTCCTGGACTCCCAAGCGGCAGGTCCCCCACAGAGGTAACCAGGCACTGCACACAACCCAGTTCAGACTCTGTCCCCCCTCTAGAACAAGTCGT
It encodes:
- the cep295 gene encoding centrosomal protein of 295 kDa, with the translated sequence MLKKMKRKVAKLRLSPNEEARIIREEHERRRKLRIQQVREQQRYISLQICREVERRRQRELEQLEKDLRADWERQQGDKLHTLQTLYQQSLQLLGQGHRSAKENEPDLEAIAQREEENSVKAEERYREAMKELKTQRLKDHEGQSRSTVARKKALQTEKERSAKVASLPKPPPHPIQSIDLKKPHVVKKCDASAFAATHYHMPDSAVHREADTEQPSAHEGAELEARRLQDLKKEDTRRREEQLEKARLRGKQALRREHLEQDRERLLVELEHMQQTDLLRRRQQVFQMPAQIFQPLYQRQETAEDYQREMEFAFEDMYTGERRVKGDLVVQLVPEPLPALSTGSQDQELDVTQDEVPPHGAGTTRDDPEQEASAQVEPSKPAPRQALRKLLDRIRNQRNHWTEQNSHVPAAEPPTPVPERDTTIDTGSLSSEGTPSLEPAPSPPELKTAEPPAAAGAQPPGVLANRIKQFEEERKKRDAELESEKQQQVVLLQGLEEQKATLEQMLLEAQQEREELKAAVTQEAPINQPDVPVHEREAPSVPSGLVPPAGEDGHARRVREYQQRLLQQNTLHQRSVEVARQRLEEYQRALRIRYNMTPTSLLPAAGPPGLFAPPLHGVQSVHPPAPLQLPTPPASQAYVHAKAHTPSQVPTRESDMLASHSQPPSSNISSSSKLVPGEVEYISSNPRNQKFTAWLTDNIMERVTGHLTERVRATRHSASTTLQPTSDPIQGSSSIITSGAPLAPVPEAVRPVTLPHRSLRTGSLSSTEDDRMERQRRELQEVQRPELQEVQRPELQDVQRRLLEVQRRELQDVQRRELQEVQRRELQEVQRPELQDVQRRLLEAQRRELQEVQRRELQDVQRRELQEVQRRELQEAQRRELQEVQRPELQDVQRRELQEVQRRELQEVQRRELQDVQRRLQDVQRRELQEVQRRELQEVQRRELQEVQRPELQDVQRRELQEVQRRELQDVQRRLQDVQRRELQEVQRRELQEVQRRELQEVQRPELQDVQRRELQDVQRPELQDVQRRLLDVQRRELEQREGVALQQRQQEEEMEQMRRQKETLQALIQSEEQPNGCVRLWENNGPGAWSRPEAAGGGVDSESIGQTRLKLLASLLRAIEETNGGTLSHLEDPLMAQSDAAAAPASAPPPGLLPPPRAAKPPVTRVRLSVMEMMTEQHELSAIQEVETSANTSQSKGPESSGPAPSHSLRWDLQQDYEASGVSDGSGQQTASSPETNSSTSSHVLWRERLLVGAATGSSQSDSILRIISPPSSDSGRGADFSGPGLPSGRSPTEVTRHCTQPSSDSVPPLEQVVPPVANRDKRLTECQYTLKAQLPLVLVNTFIDSINNSVSPDNLQILNTY